The following are encoded together in the Nocardioides sp. Arc9.136 genome:
- a CDS encoding PAS domain S-box protein, with product MTPGAGDGALFAGVFEASPDAIVVTDAAGVIAAANSRCEAVFGLAPAELVGRPVEDLVPVAARSAHPVRRDGFTRAHGQRPMGLLQLAAVRADGEEFPAEISLARIDVAGATYVCATVRDVTERRRQERQFREVIEAAPDPTVIVDGSGTIVLSNRQVHRVFGYEPGELVGAPVEKLVPERFRSGHHAQRSGYAAAPVVRGMGQGRELYAVRKNGEEFPVEISLSPIDTDDGTLVAAAVRDVTERRRIQETADRIREEFLATVSHELRTPLTSIVGYTELLGDLDEDQVGPQARRMLQVIDRNARRELRLVNDLLTLAQLQEEGMQVQRARVDLLLVVRASVEDARLAARSRGVTVRIESAREELCVVGDAQRLGQVVGNLLGNAIKFTPPGGRVVLEVEDVPAGHVTLHVVDTGPGMTAEEVEQVFDRLYRAPSAVREQVPGAGLGLSIARAVVEAHDGAIEVSSEPGVGTTVSVRLVAADR from the coding sequence ATGACACCAGGGGCCGGCGACGGCGCGCTGTTCGCCGGTGTCTTCGAGGCTTCCCCCGACGCGATCGTCGTCACCGACGCCGCCGGGGTGATCGCGGCCGCCAACAGCCGGTGCGAGGCCGTCTTCGGGCTCGCCCCGGCCGAGCTCGTCGGGCGCCCGGTCGAGGACCTGGTGCCGGTGGCCGCCCGTTCGGCGCACCCGGTGCGGCGCGACGGGTTCACCCGGGCACACGGACAGCGGCCGATGGGGCTGCTCCAGCTCGCCGCGGTCCGCGCCGACGGCGAGGAGTTCCCTGCCGAGATCTCCCTCGCGCGCATCGACGTGGCCGGCGCGACCTACGTCTGCGCCACCGTCCGCGACGTGACCGAGCGGCGGCGGCAGGAGCGTCAGTTCCGCGAGGTGATCGAGGCCGCGCCCGACCCGACGGTCATCGTCGACGGGTCCGGGACGATCGTGCTGTCCAACCGCCAGGTGCACCGGGTCTTCGGCTACGAGCCCGGCGAGCTGGTGGGGGCGCCGGTGGAGAAGCTCGTGCCCGAGCGGTTCCGGTCCGGGCACCACGCCCAGCGCTCGGGGTACGCCGCGGCGCCGGTCGTGCGCGGCATGGGCCAGGGTCGCGAGCTGTACGCCGTGCGGAAGAACGGCGAGGAGTTCCCCGTCGAGATCTCGCTGTCCCCGATCGACACCGACGACGGGACCCTGGTGGCGGCCGCCGTCCGCGACGTGACCGAGCGGCGGCGCATCCAGGAGACGGCCGACCGGATCCGCGAGGAGTTCCTCGCGACGGTCTCCCACGAGCTGCGGACGCCGCTGACCTCTATCGTCGGCTACACCGAGCTGCTCGGGGACCTCGACGAGGACCAGGTCGGCCCGCAGGCGCGGCGCATGCTGCAGGTCATCGACCGCAACGCCCGCCGCGAGCTGCGGCTGGTCAACGACCTGCTCACCCTCGCCCAGCTGCAGGAGGAGGGGATGCAGGTCCAGCGCGCGCGGGTCGACCTGCTCCTCGTCGTCCGCGCGTCGGTCGAGGACGCCCGGCTCGCCGCGCGCAGTCGCGGGGTCACGGTCAGGATCGAGTCGGCGCGCGAGGAGCTGTGCGTGGTCGGCGACGCCCAGCGGCTCGGCCAGGTCGTCGGCAACCTGCTCGGCAACGCCATCAAGTTCACCCCGCCCGGCGGCCGCGTCGTCCTGGAGGTCGAGGACGTGCCTGCGGGGCACGTGACCCTGCACGTGGTCGACACCGGGCCGGGAATGACGGCCGAGGAGGTGGAGCAGGTCTTCGACCGGCTCTACCGGGCGCCGTCCGCGGTGCGCGAGCAGGTGCCCGGCGCGGGCCTCGGGCTGTCCATTGCGCGGGCCGTGGTCGAGGCGCACGACGGTGCCATCGAGGTCAGCTCCGAGCCCGGCGTCGGAACGACCGTCAGCGTCCGTCTGGTGGCAGCAGACCGCTGA
- a CDS encoding FAD-dependent oxidoreductase — protein MARVIVVGAGVSGLTCAVRLLEAGHRVDVLARDLPHETTSATAAGLWYPYRALPEDRVTAWARTSYEVLAELAGQEGTGVRLVAGTEVHTGDGDVTGRPDPWWAAAVPGFARTEAVPEGWAGGWSFTAPVVEMPTYLTWLLRRVEHLGGTLTRLGMGGLPPGGDVVVDCAGIGARLLAADLSVVPVRGQVVHVEQVGLDRWWLDAGEGSGSDGLRPTYVVPRSADIVLGGTVEEGDWSRTPSPESARDILGRARRLVPELADARVLGHRVGLRPVRPTVRVERTGRVVHCYGHGGAGVTLSWGCAAEVTGLVHAEDARTA, from the coding sequence ATGGCACGGGTGATCGTGGTCGGCGCGGGCGTCAGCGGCCTGACCTGCGCCGTCCGGCTGCTGGAGGCGGGCCACCGGGTCGACGTGCTGGCCCGGGACCTGCCGCACGAGACGACCTCGGCCACCGCCGCCGGGCTCTGGTACCCCTACCGCGCGCTGCCCGAGGACCGGGTGACGGCCTGGGCGCGCACGTCCTACGAGGTCCTCGCCGAGCTCGCCGGGCAGGAGGGGACGGGCGTGCGGCTGGTCGCCGGCACCGAGGTGCACACCGGCGACGGCGACGTCACGGGGCGTCCGGACCCGTGGTGGGCCGCGGCCGTGCCCGGGTTCGCACGCACCGAGGCGGTCCCGGAGGGCTGGGCGGGCGGCTGGTCGTTCACGGCTCCGGTCGTGGAGATGCCGACGTACCTCACCTGGCTGCTGCGCCGGGTCGAGCACCTCGGCGGCACCCTCACCCGGCTCGGCATGGGCGGCCTGCCGCCCGGGGGCGACGTGGTGGTCGACTGCGCGGGGATCGGCGCCCGGCTGCTGGCGGCCGACCTCTCGGTCGTGCCGGTGCGGGGACAGGTGGTCCACGTCGAGCAGGTCGGCCTCGACCGGTGGTGGCTCGACGCCGGTGAGGGGTCCGGGAGCGATGGCCTCCGCCCGACGTACGTCGTGCCGCGCAGCGCCGACATCGTGCTCGGCGGCACCGTCGAGGAGGGTGACTGGAGCCGGACGCCGTCGCCGGAGTCGGCGCGCGACATCCTCGGGCGGGCCCGGCGGCTGGTGCCCGAGCTCGCCGACGCCCGGGTTCTGGGCCACCGGGTGGGGCTGCGGCCGGTGCGTCCGACGGTCCGGGTCGAGCGGACGGGGCGGGTCGTGCACTGCTACGGGCACGGCGGGGCCGGCGTCACCCTGAGCTGGGGGTGTGCGGCCGAGGTCACTGGGCTGGTCCACGCGGAGGACGCGCGGACCGCCTAG
- a CDS encoding ferritin — protein sequence MVAPRFVEQLNAQIGHELAAHNQYLAVAVHYDALTMPQMAAFFYAQALEERDHAMMMVQYLLDTDAEVVIPGVDAPVPTFDGVVVPVALALEQEKRVTEQINGLLRTAREEYDFASEQFMQWFIKEQVEEVATMSDLLAVVTRNADDIDDIEDYVAREQGGEGADPTAPRVAGA from the coding sequence ATGGTCGCCCCCCGTTTCGTCGAGCAGCTCAACGCCCAGATCGGGCACGAGCTGGCCGCCCACAACCAGTACCTCGCCGTCGCCGTGCACTACGACGCGTTGACGATGCCGCAGATGGCGGCGTTCTTCTACGCCCAGGCGCTCGAGGAGCGCGACCACGCGATGATGATGGTCCAGTACCTCCTCGACACCGACGCCGAGGTCGTGATCCCCGGCGTCGACGCCCCGGTCCCGACCTTCGACGGCGTGGTCGTCCCGGTCGCCCTCGCGCTCGAGCAGGAGAAGCGGGTCACCGAGCAGATCAACGGCCTGCTGCGCACCGCCCGCGAGGAGTACGACTTCGCCTCCGAGCAGTTCATGCAGTGGTTCATCAAGGAGCAGGTCGAGGAGGTCGCGACGATGAGCGACCTGCTCGCGGTCGTCACCCGCAACGCCGACGACATCGACGACATCGAGGACTACGTCGCCCGGGAGCAGGGCGGCGAGGGCGCCGACCCCACCGCGCCCCGCGTCGCCGGCGCCTGA
- a CDS encoding DUF72 domain-containing protein, producing MGRIRVGISGWTYRGWRGDFYPTGLVQRRELAYAAERMTSIEVNGSFYSLQRPTSYAAWRDQAPEDFVFAVKGGRYVTHLKRLRDVDTALANFFASGVLALGPKLGPFLWQLPERLAFDAGLVDDFFSRLPRTTTEAATLAAGHDDKVPEDRALTVADAERPLRHALEFRSETWCTDEAFDLMRRHDVACVVADTARRFPMPEQVTSDHVYVRLHGDTELYASGYGPEALDRWAEKCRSWAEHGDVFVYFDNDAKGYAPHDALALIERVGR from the coding sequence ATGGGACGGATCCGCGTCGGCATCTCCGGCTGGACCTACCGCGGGTGGCGGGGCGACTTCTACCCGACCGGCCTGGTCCAGCGCCGCGAGCTCGCGTACGCCGCCGAGCGGATGACCTCGATCGAGGTCAACGGCTCCTTCTACTCCCTGCAGCGCCCGACGTCGTACGCCGCGTGGCGCGACCAGGCGCCCGAGGACTTCGTCTTCGCGGTCAAGGGCGGCCGCTACGTCACCCACCTCAAGCGGCTGCGCGACGTCGACACGGCGCTGGCCAACTTCTTCGCCTCCGGCGTCCTCGCGCTGGGCCCGAAGCTGGGGCCGTTCCTGTGGCAGCTGCCCGAGCGGCTGGCCTTCGACGCCGGGCTCGTCGACGACTTCTTCTCCCGCCTCCCCCGCACCACGACCGAGGCGGCGACGCTGGCCGCCGGCCACGACGACAAGGTGCCGGAGGACCGCGCGCTGACGGTGGCCGACGCCGAGCGCCCGCTGCGGCACGCGCTGGAGTTCCGCAGCGAGACCTGGTGCACCGACGAGGCCTTCGACCTGATGCGGCGCCACGACGTCGCCTGCGTCGTCGCCGACACCGCCCGCCGCTTCCCGATGCCCGAGCAGGTCACCTCCGACCACGTCTACGTGCGCCTGCACGGCGACACCGAGCTCTACGCGAGCGGCTACGGCCCCGAGGCGCTCGACCGCTGGGCGGAGAAGTGCCGGTCCTGGGCCGAGCACGGCGACGTCTTCGTCTACTTCGACAACGACGCCAAGGGGTACGCACCGCACGACGCGCTCGCCCTCATCGAGCGCGTCGGCCGCTGA
- a CDS encoding protein meaA, protein MTQMDRPQTDRPQRDRPWVMRTYAGHSTAEASNALYRSNLAKGQTGLSVAFDLPTQTGYDPDSVMARGEVGKVGVPVPHLGEMRKLFDSIPLTEMNTSMTINATAMWLLAMYQVVAEEQAGVPEGRATPEEVAAQLAGTTQNDIIKEYLSRGTYVFPPEHSLRLIGDMIAYTVHQIPKWNPINICSYHLQEAGATPTQELAYALCTAIAVLDQVKASGQVSEDDFEKVVGRISFFVNAGVRFVEEMCKMRAFVELWDEITRERYGVTDAKMRRFRYGVQVNSLGLTEAQPENNVQRIVLEMLGVTLSKDARARAIQLPAWNEALGLPRPWDQQWSLRLQQVLAFESDLLEHDDIFAGSTVVEAKVAELVAGARAEIDRVQAMGGAIAAVESGYMKQELVSAHAARRARIESGEEVIVGVNRFETTEPSPLTADLDGAIMTADPQAEASAIASVQAWKAERDEDEVARALAALADAAKTDANLMLPTLAAARAGATTGEWAGTLREVFGEFRAPTGVSGAVVAASAGKAGAELSAVRERVQATGEELGGRLRLLVGKPGLDGHSNGAEQVAVRARDAGFEVIYQGIRLTPEQIVSAAVAEDVHCVGLSILSGSHMELVPAVLEGLREAGMGDVPVIVGGIIPDSDGRRLVEQGVAAVYTPKDFGLTEIMGGIVDVIRRANGLAAG, encoded by the coding sequence ATGACGCAGATGGATCGCCCCCAGACGGACCGGCCCCAGCGCGACCGGCCCTGGGTGATGCGGACGTACGCCGGCCACTCGACCGCCGAGGCGTCCAACGCGCTCTACCGCTCGAACCTCGCGAAGGGCCAGACCGGGCTCTCGGTGGCCTTCGACCTGCCCACCCAGACCGGCTACGACCCGGACTCGGTGATGGCGCGCGGCGAGGTCGGCAAGGTCGGAGTGCCGGTCCCGCACCTGGGTGAGATGCGCAAGCTGTTCGACTCCATCCCGCTGACGGAGATGAACACCTCGATGACCATCAACGCCACGGCCATGTGGCTGCTGGCGATGTACCAGGTGGTGGCCGAGGAGCAGGCGGGGGTGCCCGAGGGGAGGGCGACGCCGGAGGAGGTCGCCGCGCAGCTGGCCGGCACCACCCAGAACGACATCATCAAGGAGTACCTCTCGCGCGGGACCTACGTGTTCCCGCCGGAGCACTCGCTGCGGCTGATCGGCGACATGATCGCCTACACGGTCCACCAGATCCCGAAGTGGAACCCGATCAACATCTGCAGCTACCACCTGCAGGAGGCCGGCGCGACGCCGACGCAGGAGCTGGCGTACGCGCTGTGCACCGCGATCGCCGTGCTGGACCAGGTGAAAGCGTCGGGCCAGGTCTCCGAGGACGACTTCGAGAAGGTCGTCGGTCGCATCTCGTTCTTCGTCAACGCCGGCGTGCGGTTCGTCGAGGAGATGTGCAAGATGCGTGCCTTCGTCGAGCTGTGGGACGAGATCACCCGCGAGCGGTACGGCGTGACGGACGCCAAGATGCGCCGCTTCCGGTACGGCGTGCAGGTCAACTCCCTCGGCCTGACCGAGGCCCAGCCGGAGAACAACGTGCAGCGGATCGTGCTGGAGATGCTCGGCGTGACGTTGTCCAAGGACGCGCGCGCCCGGGCGATCCAGCTCCCCGCGTGGAACGAGGCGCTCGGCCTGCCCCGCCCGTGGGACCAGCAGTGGTCGCTGCGGTTGCAGCAGGTGCTGGCCTTCGAGTCCGACCTGCTCGAGCACGACGACATCTTCGCCGGCTCGACGGTCGTGGAGGCCAAGGTCGCCGAGCTCGTCGCCGGCGCGAGGGCCGAGATCGACCGGGTGCAGGCGATGGGCGGGGCGATCGCCGCGGTCGAGTCGGGCTACATGAAGCAGGAGCTGGTCTCCGCGCACGCCGCGCGCCGGGCCCGGATCGAGTCCGGCGAGGAGGTCATCGTCGGGGTCAACAGGTTCGAGACCACCGAGCCCTCGCCGCTGACCGCCGACCTCGACGGCGCGATCATGACCGCCGACCCGCAGGCCGAGGCCTCCGCGATCGCCTCGGTGCAGGCGTGGAAGGCCGAGCGCGACGAGGACGAGGTCGCCCGCGCGCTGGCCGCGCTCGCCGACGCGGCGAAGACCGATGCGAACCTGATGCTCCCCACCCTGGCCGCAGCGCGGGCGGGTGCGACCACCGGCGAGTGGGCCGGCACGCTGCGCGAGGTGTTCGGCGAGTTCCGCGCCCCGACCGGCGTCTCCGGCGCCGTCGTGGCCGCCTCGGCCGGCAAGGCCGGCGCGGAGCTGTCGGCCGTGCGCGAGCGGGTCCAGGCGACGGGGGAGGAGCTGGGCGGCCGGCTGCGGCTGCTCGTGGGCAAGCCCGGGCTCGACGGGCACAGCAACGGCGCCGAGCAGGTCGCGGTCCGCGCCCGCGACGCCGGCTTCGAGGTGATCTACCAGGGCATCCGCCTGACCCCGGAGCAGATCGTGTCGGCCGCGGTCGCCGAGGACGTCCACTGCGTCGGCCTCTCGATCCTCTCCGGCTCGCACATGGAGCTGGTCCCGGCCGTCCTCGAGGGCCTGCGCGAGGCCGGCATGGGCGACGTCCCGGTCATCGTCGGCGGGATCATCCCCGACTCCGACGGGCGCCGGCTGGTGGAGCAGGGCGTCGCGGCCGTCTACACGCCCAAGGACTTCGGCCTCACCGAGATCATGGGCGGCATCGTCGACGTCATCCGGCGGGCCAACGGCCTCGCGGCCGGCTGA
- a CDS encoding STAS domain-containing protein, which translates to MDIVADGPTLVLSGDFDVRSTTEARDAIYDHLAGHDDVVLDLTEVSTVDLTALRLLAVATLVATRGGHHMVLRGCGPAVRRMLHLSRLRSVVELEREAVSA; encoded by the coding sequence ATGGACATCGTGGCCGACGGACCCACGCTCGTGCTGAGCGGTGACTTCGACGTGCGGAGCACGACGGAGGCCCGCGACGCCATCTACGACCACCTCGCCGGGCACGACGACGTCGTCCTCGACCTGACCGAGGTCTCCACCGTCGACCTGACCGCGCTCCGGCTGCTGGCGGTCGCCACGCTGGTCGCCACCCGCGGCGGGCACCACATGGTGCTGCGCGGGTGCGGGCCGGCGGTGCGCCGGATGCTCCACCTCTCGCGGCTGCGCAGCGTGGTCGAACTCGAGCGCGAGGCCGTGAGCGCCTGA
- a CDS encoding cob(I)yrinic acid a,c-diamide adenosyltransferase — MVNLTRIYTRTGDGGETRLGDMSTTTKNDLRLHAYADVDEANAHLGLAVVRGGLDEDVVAVLTHVQNDLFDVGADFCTPVVPDPEYPPLRIEQDYVDRLEAWCDQYNDALPALRSFILNGGTEGAAHLHVARTVVRRAERSAWAAFEVHAESMNKLAITYLNRLSDLLFILARHANRHEGDVLWVPGGERSRPGRSD, encoded by the coding sequence ATGGTCAACCTGACGCGGATCTACACCCGGACCGGCGACGGCGGCGAGACCCGTCTCGGCGACATGAGCACCACCACCAAGAACGACCTGCGGCTGCACGCCTACGCCGACGTGGACGAGGCCAACGCCCACCTCGGCCTCGCCGTGGTCCGCGGCGGGCTCGACGAGGACGTCGTCGCGGTCCTCACCCACGTGCAGAACGACCTCTTCGACGTCGGCGCGGACTTCTGCACCCCGGTCGTGCCGGACCCCGAGTACCCGCCGCTGCGGATCGAGCAGGACTACGTCGACCGGCTCGAGGCCTGGTGCGACCAGTACAACGACGCGCTGCCGGCACTGCGCTCGTTCATCCTCAACGGCGGCACCGAGGGCGCCGCCCACCTCCACGTCGCCCGGACTGTCGTCCGGCGTGCGGAGCGCTCGGCGTGGGCCGCCTTCGAGGTGCACGCGGAGTCGATGAACAAGCTCGCCATCACCTACCTCAACCGGCTCTCGGACCTGCTGTTCATCCTCGCCCGCCACGCCAACCGCCACGAGGGCGACGTGCTCTGGGTGCCGGGCGGCGAGCGCAGCCGGCCGGGCCGGTCCGACTAG
- a CDS encoding SelT/SelW/SelH family protein: protein MTSRPRVAITYCRQCRWLLRAQWYQGELLTTFAEELGEVALVPATGGVFRVDVDGEPVWNRKRDGGFPEVTELKRRVRDLVAPGRSLGHADQGPGQEPGDPGDRSG from the coding sequence GTGACCTCGCGCCCCCGGGTCGCCATCACCTACTGCCGGCAGTGCCGGTGGCTGCTGCGGGCGCAGTGGTACCAGGGCGAGCTGCTCACGACGTTCGCCGAGGAGCTCGGCGAGGTGGCGCTGGTCCCGGCCACCGGTGGCGTCTTCCGCGTCGACGTCGACGGCGAGCCGGTCTGGAACCGCAAGCGCGACGGCGGCTTCCCCGAGGTCACCGAGCTCAAGCGGCGGGTCCGCGACCTCGTCGCCCCGGGACGCTCGCTCGGCCACGCCGACCAGGGCCCCGGCCAGGAGCCGGGCGACCCCGGCGACAGGTCCGGCTAG
- a CDS encoding MFS transporter — protein MADTSTPPAPTGPTDPALLRTRNSVGLAFGLNGFLFATLVARLPDIREHLDLDNAALGLLLLAISIGSILALPATGRLIGRYGASRVVRAGVVACAVGLSAAGLAAGVLESVPATAVAFFVYGIGIGVWDVAMNVEGAEVERRLGRTVMPRFHAGWSFGSIAGAGLGIPLTALSLPMPVHVVAGCLVAVLVVWPAAATFLPSEAPPEHTEKPRSAWTEPRLLALGVMVLAFAVAEGSANDWLALALIDGYGAEHWVGVAGFSLFVTAMTGGRLLGPVLLDRFGRAPVLWASCAAACAGILLVVLGGHVVLVSVGILVWGLGSALGFPVGMSAAADDPVRAAARVSVVSTIGYGAFLAGPPLLGLLGDHVGTLDALLVVSALMVPAAVAVLAARPRVPAGEAG, from the coding sequence GTGGCTGACACCTCGACGCCCCCCGCCCCCACCGGACCGACCGACCCCGCACTCCTGCGCACGCGCAACTCGGTGGGGCTGGCCTTCGGCCTCAACGGCTTCCTCTTCGCCACGCTGGTGGCCCGGCTGCCCGACATCCGCGAGCACCTCGACCTCGACAATGCCGCGCTCGGCCTGCTGCTGCTCGCGATCTCGATCGGCTCGATCCTCGCGCTGCCGGCGACCGGTCGGCTGATCGGGCGGTACGGCGCCTCGCGGGTGGTCCGCGCCGGCGTCGTGGCGTGCGCCGTGGGGCTCTCCGCCGCCGGCCTGGCCGCGGGTGTGCTCGAGTCGGTGCCCGCGACGGCGGTCGCCTTCTTCGTCTACGGCATCGGCATCGGGGTCTGGGACGTCGCGATGAACGTCGAGGGCGCCGAGGTCGAGCGGCGGCTCGGGCGCACCGTGATGCCGCGCTTCCACGCCGGCTGGTCCTTCGGGTCGATCGCGGGAGCGGGGCTCGGCATCCCGCTGACCGCGCTCTCGCTGCCGATGCCGGTCCACGTCGTGGCGGGCTGCCTGGTCGCGGTGCTGGTGGTCTGGCCCGCCGCTGCGACGTTCCTGCCGTCCGAGGCGCCGCCCGAGCACACCGAGAAGCCGCGGTCGGCGTGGACCGAGCCCCGGCTGCTGGCCCTGGGCGTGATGGTCCTGGCGTTCGCGGTCGCCGAGGGGTCGGCCAACGACTGGCTGGCGCTGGCGCTCATCGACGGCTACGGCGCGGAGCACTGGGTCGGGGTGGCCGGCTTCTCGCTGTTCGTGACCGCGATGACCGGTGGCCGCCTGCTGGGCCCGGTGCTGCTGGACCGGTTCGGCCGGGCGCCGGTGCTGTGGGCCAGCTGCGCCGCCGCGTGCGCGGGCATCCTGCTCGTGGTCCTGGGCGGCCACGTCGTCCTCGTCTCGGTCGGCATCCTGGTGTGGGGCCTGGGCTCGGCGCTCGGGTTCCCGGTCGGCATGAGCGCCGCGGCCGACGACCCCGTCCGGGCCGCGGCCAGGGTCAGCGTGGTCTCCACCATCGGGTACGGCGCGTTCCTCGCCGGCCCGCCGCTGCTCGGCCTGCTCGGGGACCACGTCGGCACCCTGGACGCGCTCCTCGTGGTGTCGGCGCTGATGGTGCCGGCGGCCGTCGCCGTCCTGGCCGCACGTCCGCGGGTCCCGGCGGGGGAGGCCGGGTGA
- a CDS encoding DUF2550 domain-containing protein, translated as MPVWQWLLDAAGLLLLLVLLYGVALIVRRRVLSRNGGTFELSHRVRSERAGRGWLLGLGRYSGETLEWFRIFSLSPRPKRCWQRDEMAYDGRREPEGPEQMSLYPDHVVISCHTREGEVELAMSPASLTGFQAWLEARPPGTDWTRG; from the coding sequence ATGCCGGTGTGGCAGTGGCTGCTCGACGCAGCCGGCCTGCTGCTCCTGCTCGTCCTGCTCTACGGCGTCGCCCTGATCGTGCGCCGCCGGGTGCTCTCCCGCAACGGGGGCACCTTCGAGCTCAGCCACCGCGTCCGGTCCGAGAGGGCCGGACGCGGTTGGCTTCTCGGGCTCGGGCGCTACTCCGGCGAGACGTTGGAGTGGTTCCGCATCTTCTCCCTCTCGCCCCGGCCGAAGCGGTGCTGGCAGCGCGACGAGATGGCCTACGACGGGCGGCGCGAGCCCGAGGGGCCCGAGCAGATGTCGCTCTACCCCGACCACGTCGTCATCTCCTGCCACACCCGCGAGGGCGAGGTGGAGCTGGCGATGAGCCCCGCCTCACTGACCGGCTTCCAGGCCTGGCTCGAGGCCCGACCTCCTGGCACCGACTGGACCCGTGGCTGA